A section of the Apostichopus japonicus isolate 1M-3 chromosome 1, ASM3797524v1, whole genome shotgun sequence genome encodes:
- the LOC139969008 gene encoding serum paraoxonase/arylesterase 1-like, which translates to MFLKTVAFILLAFLVQRVWKLSLGFGTSNVGYIYRPGPCRNVAPIETGSEDIAVTSNGLAFISSGMQLSDMCSSALDARFSQFIGRIYAFDFHNSNKDAVEVSLPKELQDNFSPHGIDLLEDSETGDILLFVVNHRKNGDFVEVLSYQPESRSLSMVRSVTHELFTSLNDVLAIDRNSFLASNDAYFRSCWRILEPLLGLRWCNVIYFDGTVGQSIIENEHDFNSLALSRNGKQVYLTRPLEMKLDIYNRSKGTETLKLHQSINVGIAIDNVFSDQSTGDLWLGSHPSLALLTKHLSDIDLRAPSQVIRIQPLGPRNDPFNTYKLFSPFGDDGELVSGSSSAVHFKDKLLIGTVAHKVAYCEV; encoded by the coding sequence ATGTTTTTAAAAACGGTCGCGTTTATACTTCTAGCTTTCCTTGTTCAGAGGGTATGGAAACTATCCCTTGGATTTGGAACGAGTAACGTGGGATACATTTACCGACCAGGACCGTGTAGAAACGTCGCTCCGATCGAGACAGGATCAGAGGACATAGCTGTGACATCCAACGGGTTAGCGTTCATCTCTTCGGGAATGCAATTATCAGATATGTGTAGTTCAGCTCTCGATGCTCGATTCTCGCAGTTCATCGGAAGAATATATGCGTTTGACTTTCACAACTCTAACAAAGATGCTGTTGAGGTTTCTTTGCCCAAAGAGTTACAAGACAACTTCAGTCCTCATGGTATTGACTTGCTAGAGGATTCCGAAACAGGTGACATTCTGTTATTTGTAGTAAATCATCGGAAGAATGGCGACTTCGTTGAAGTTTTATCATACCAACCAGAATCAAGATCTTTGTCAATGGTTCGTTCAGTAACCCACGAATTGTTCACAAGCTTAAATGACGTACTAGCTATAGATCGTAATTCATTTCTTGCCTCGAACGATGCATACTTTAGAAGCTGTTGGCGCATACTAGAGCCTCTTCTAGGGTTACGGTGGTGCAATGTTATTTACTTCGACGGAACCGTGGGTCAAAGCATCATAGAAAATGAGCATGATTTCAATAGTCTTGCCTTGTCGAGGAACGGTAAGCAGGTGTACCTTACTCGACCGTTGGAAATGAAACTAGATATATACAACAGGAGCAAGGGAACTGAAACACTGAAATTACATCAAAGCATAAATGTCGGTATTGCAATTGATAATGTGTTTTCCGACCAATCAACTGGTGACCTGTGGCTTGGAAGTCACCCTTCGTTAGCTCTCCTGACTAAGCATTTGTCTGATATAGATCTTAGAGCGCCTTCTCAAGTGATTCGAATACAACCACTGGGACCCCGAAACGACCCGTTTAATACCTACAAACTATTTTCACCCTTTGGTGATGACGGTGAGCTTGTTTCTGGAAGTTCAAGTGCAGTTCACTTCAAGGACAAGCTATTAATTGGTACAGTAGCACATAAAGTAGCCTATTGTGAGGTttaa
- the LOC139969000 gene encoding serum paraoxonase/arylesterase 2-like yields the protein MILKAIVLLIALFALQRVWQLSPGFGIHSKGYIHRPGPCRTVKPIQTGSEDITLTDNGIAFISSGLRLNLCKQLFDKKIQQFTGRIYKFNFNDPAHAAVEVALPRELEKDFNPHGVSHWKDASSDELWLFVVNHRKDNDNVEVMKYNHELNSLSLVRSVQSTMFTSVNDILAVGPKSFYASNDGYFHGCLRSLEVVVGLALGSVVFFDGVTASLVVQRQSDLNSMALSEDGTRLFLTKTFEQQINIFNISKENGNLMFDRAIDVGVSIDNIYADPVSEDLWLGAHSSMYLLSQHMTNLDAKAPSKVVRVHPLGLEADRFESYELHSPFGDDGRLISRSSSAVYYQEQMLVGSISDTLVFCDIIV from the coding sequence atgattttgaaagCCATAGTTCTATTGATAGCGTTGTTTGCTTTGCAACGTGTTTGGCAATTATCTCCAGGATTTGGAATACACTCGAAGGGCTACATACATCGACCGGGGCCGTGTAGAACCGTGAAACCAATTCAGACCGGGTCGGAAGACATTACATTGACTGATAATGGTATAGCTTTCATTTCGTCAGGTTTGAGGCTTAATTTATGTAAACAACTGTTCGATAAGAAGATACAACAATTTACAGGAAGAATCtataaatttaatttcaatgatcCTGCACACGCTGCTGTGGAGGTAGCCTTGCCAAGAGAACTAGAAAAGGATTTCAACCCACATGGTGTAAGCCATTGGAAAGATGCATCATCTGATGAGCTTTGGTTGTTTGTTGTAAACCACCGGAAGGATAACGATAACGTGGAGGTGATGAAATACAACCATGAACTCAATTCGTTAAGTTTAGTGCGGTCAGTACAGAGCACTATGTTTACGagtgtcaatgatattttggcagtTGGACCCAAGTCGTTTTATGCTTCTAATGACGGTTACTTCCATGGTTGTTTGCGGTCTCTTGAGGTCGTTGTAGGGCTGGCTTTAGGAAGCGTGGTATTTTTCGATGGTGTCACAGCATCTCTAGTCGTTCAGCGTCAGAGTGACTTGAATAGTATGGCCTTGTCTGAAGATGGCACACGTTTGTTCCTTACGAAAACATTCGAACAGCAgattaacatttttaatatcAGCAAGGAAAACGGAAACCTCATGTTTGATCGAGCTATTGATGTTGGCGttagtattgataacatatatGCTGATCCAGTCAGTGAGGACCTTTGGTTAGGTGCTCATTCTTCGATGTATCTCTTATCTCAACATATGACTAACTTGGACGCCAAAGCGCCCTCGAAGGTTGTCCGCGTACATCCGCTTGGTCTTGAAGCTGATCGGTTTGAATCGTACGAGCTACATTCTCCGTTCGGTGACGATGGTAGGCTAATATCGCGTTCTTCTAGTGCTGTTTATTATCAAGAGCAAATGCTCGTCGGATCAATATCAGATACATTGGTATTTTGTGATATTATTGTGTAG